The DNA window CGTCGCGGCAGAGTCGCAGAAACGACGCGCCCGTGGTCCGCACCACGCGCCTGAGTTCTGCCAGCACCTGCCCGCGCGAAGCGGCGGCCAGATCGACAATCCCGCCGGGCCGCCCCGTCGCGTAGCGCGCCCGCGCCGGCCGATTGTCGAGCAGGATGGTCCCGGTCGCGTCGACGACCATCGCCGCCTGTGACAGCGCGTCCAGCGCGATCCCCACACCTGCCAGCCTTGGATCGGTCGTCATCTGAAGAACTCGACCCCGTCACCTTCCCGGTCATCGACCAATCGGACCCGCACGCGACAGCGGTCATGCGCCATCGCCAGCGATTCCTCGATCTTCACGCTGGCATACCCGTTGCGATCCGCCACCACGCGGCCGAAGACCATGGTCGTCATCATGCAAAGCGAGCTGCGCCCGAAGACCTGCGCGCCGAACGGACACCGCCCGTTGGTCAGGACGATCTCGCCGTCGTCGCAGGACTCGATCTCGAATGTCCCGCCCAGCCTTGCTTTCAAATCCACCAGGATCCGCGCCAGAGCCTCGGGGTCTTGCGACAGGTCACCGCCCGCCGCGCAGGCGTATTTCTGGCTGATGTCCTCGCCCATCTGGTCCCCGACCACACCGACAAAGGCCGATGCATCCTCCAGCCCGATTGTATTTTCCAGCGTTCCGGCCAATGTCGCACTGATCGTGTTGAAAAACCCGCAAGGTTCAAGGGCGAGTGCGGGCGCAGACCCGTCATCCGCCGTCACTCGCACTGGCCCGTCCGCCGCGTCCACCCGCGCCAGACCGTCTTCCATACCGTTTACTCCGTCCAAATCCCTGCTCCTTAAGACACGTTAAGATGCAGAGAAGAGGGTCTTTCTTAAGATCCGGTAAATCGAACTGAGGCCTATGCAGAAAAACAAGACCCGGCACCTTTCGGCACCGGGTCCTTGTCATTTTCGGATTTGCAGAGGCGTCAGTGCAGCTTGGCCTCGACCTCGCCAATCGACTGATCGATCAGCTTGCTGTTGTCTTCCTCGGTCATATTCTTGGCGACCACGTCCTTGGCGGCGGCCACGGCCACGGCAATCGCCTGGTCGCGGACGTCCTTCACGGCGCTGGCCTCGGCCGAGGCGATCTGCTCCTCGGCGGCCTTGATCCGGCGCTTGATGGACACTTCCAGATCCTTCTTGGCCTGCTCGGCGGCTTCGGCGGCTTCGGTCTTGGCATGGGCCACGATCCGGTCGGCCTGGTCCTGCACTTCCTTCTGCTTGCGCTCATAGCTCGCAAGCAAGGTCTGTGCCTCCTCGCGCAGCGCGCGCGCCTCGTCCAGCTCCGACTTGATGCCGTCGGCCCGCTTGTCCAGCATCTCGCCGATCTTGCCGGGCACCTTCAGGTAGACCAGCAGCGCGATGAACAGGATGAAGGCCAGCATCACCACGAAGTTGGTGTTGCCCAGCGACAAGAAAGGCCCGGTAGCGGCCAGCGCGGGGCTGGCAGCAACCATGGCAGTCAGGGTTGCGATCAACTGTTTCATGGCGCTCACCCTTTCAGCCGCGAATTGACGGCCGACGTGACGGTCCGCGCATCGGCCTTGACGCCCATGGCGGCGACAAGCTCCTTGGCGGTGTCCTTGGCCACTTCCTTGACGCTCTCCATGGCGGAGGCGCGGATTTCCGCGATGGCCTTTTCGCCCTCGGCGGTCTTCGCCGCGATCTCGGCATCGGCCTTCTTGGTGGCCTCTTCCAGCTCCGCGTTCATCTCCGCCTTGGCCTCGGCAATGATCTCCTGCGCCTGCGCGCGGGCATCGGCGAGGGCCTTGTTATAGGCGTCTTCGGCGTCAGAGGCCTTTTCCTTCAGGTCTTCCGCCGCGGCCAGGTCGTTGGTGATCGTCCCCTGACGCTCGGCCAGCACCGCCGCGATCCGCGGCAGCGCGATGCGCGACAGGATGAAAAAGATCACGATCAGCGCGATGACCAGCCAAAAGATCTGGTTGCCCATCCAGTCCGGGCAAAGCTGGGGAAGGCCGATTGCTCCACCGCCTGCGTCGACGCAAGCGCTGGCAGCACCTTCTCCTAGGGTATCGGTCGCCATCTGCGTTCTCCTTGTTGCGCCTGCCCCCTTGTATCAGGTTTGCCGGCCAATGTCCGGCACCGGGGCTGCGCAAGGCTCAATGTTCGTGTCGTGGTGCCAGGCCCGCTATACGGACGCGGCAAAAGGCCGGTCGGGCTTTCCTTGCGGACGCCGGGGGACAGGCACAAAGCCCCTCGCCCCGGT is part of the Roseovarius sp. THAF9 genome and encodes:
- a CDS encoding methanogen output domain 1-containing protein, with product MDGVNGMEDGLARVDAADGPVRVTADDGSAPALALEPCGFFNTISATLAGTLENTIGLEDASAFVGVVGDQMGEDISQKYACAAGGDLSQDPEALARILVDLKARLGGTFEIESCDDGEIVLTNGRCPFGAQVFGRSSLCMMTTMVFGRVVADRNGYASVKIEESLAMAHDRCRVRVRLVDDREGDGVEFFR
- a CDS encoding F0F1 ATP synthase subunit B, with the translated sequence MKQLIATLTAMVAASPALAATGPFLSLGNTNFVVMLAFILFIALLVYLKVPGKIGEMLDKRADGIKSELDEARALREEAQTLLASYERKQKEVQDQADRIVAHAKTEAAEAAEQAKKDLEVSIKRRIKAAEEQIASAEASAVKDVRDQAIAVAVAAAKDVVAKNMTEEDNSKLIDQSIGEVEAKLH
- a CDS encoding F0F1 ATP synthase subunit B' produces the protein MATDTLGEGAASACVDAGGGAIGLPQLCPDWMGNQIFWLVIALIVIFFILSRIALPRIAAVLAERQGTITNDLAAAEDLKEKASDAEDAYNKALADARAQAQEIIAEAKAEMNAELEEATKKADAEIAAKTAEGEKAIAEIRASAMESVKEVAKDTAKELVAAMGVKADARTVTSAVNSRLKG